A stretch of the Glycine soja cultivar W05 chromosome 13, ASM419377v2, whole genome shotgun sequence genome encodes the following:
- the LOC114381476 gene encoding probable receptor-like protein kinase At1g11050 — MENNVTILLFLPLFTILTTVAASNSSSSSCPINFTYVETFPWNTSSCTNPINKQPCCIALNTIFHIGLTQHLKETSLFQLPNENTSSTCLSDFQTKLKALSIDLSLVPFCFPNPSQFVTNSSTCAGIITTQDWEQKVDSVRLGPLYSYCKESLDDETRCQNCIASSFKVAFQLTSTNQNASVKECFSFASLYAAAVVNPQGASDATTIGCILRVPLNGEVTTKGSSKKRRKVVKLVFAVLGGMVGVVVIAFVVMVVYRKWDRRRKERVYYHREIENGVRNSVLPNTGAKWFHISELERATDRFSRRNMLGQGGDGVVYKGKLSDGTLVAIKENFNLESKGDEEFCYEVEIISKIKHRNLLALKGCCIASDDLKGKRRFLVYDFMPNGSLCYQLSLNVANRLTWPQRKNIIIDVAKGLAYLHYEIKPPIYHRDIKATNILLDSKMSAKLSDFGLAKEGSEEEQSHVTTKVAGTYGYVAPEYALYGQLTEKSDVYSFGIVILEIMSGRKVLDNLNSSADAITDWVWTLVESGKMVEVFDESIREGPEKVMERFVHVGMLCAHAVVALRPTIAEALKMLEGDTDVPKLPDRPVPLGHASFQSSLLHGLQGSGRSKAHVSS; from the coding sequence ATGGAAAACAACGTCACAATATTACTCTTTCTTCCCCTCTTCACCATTCTCACAACCGTTGCAGCTTCTAATTCCTCCTCCTCATCATGCCCCATCAACTTCACCTACGTTGAAACCTTCCCATGGAACACTTCATCTTGCACAAACCCAATCAACAAACAACCTTGTTGCATAGCATTAAACACCATCTTCCACATAGGCCTCACCCAACACCTCAAAGAAACCTCATTGTTTCAACTTCCCAATGAAAACACTTCCTCAACTTGCTTATCAGATTTCCAAACCAAGCTAAAAGCCTTGTCAAtagacctttctttggtccctTTTTGCTTCCCTAACCCCTCACAATTTGTTACCAACTCTTCCACATGTGCAGGTATTATAACCACACAAGATTGGGAACAAAAAGTGGACTCGGTTAGGCTTGGTCCATTATACTCTTACTGCAAAGAAAGCCTTGATGACGAAACTCGGTGTCAAAATTGCATTGCATCAAGTTTTAAAGTGGCTTTTCAGCTTACTAGTACTAACCAAAATGCTAGTGTCAAAGAATGTTTTTCCTTTGCATCACTATATGCTGCAGCAGTTGTTAATCCACAAGGTGCAAGTGATGCAACCACGATTGGTTGCATATTGAGGGTGCCACTGAATGGTgaagtaacaacaaaagggtcatcaaagaagagaagaaaagttgTGAAGCTGGTTTTTGCGGTATTGGGTGGCATGGTTGGTGTTGTTGTCATTGCTTTTGTGGTGATGGTTGTGTACAGGAAGTGGGATAGGAGAAGGAAGGAAAGGGTTTATTATCATAGGGAAATTGAAAACGGTGTGAGGAACAGTGTTTTGCCTAACACTGGTGCAAAATGGTTTCACATATCGGAGCTTGAACGTGCCACTGATAGATTTTCAAGGAGGAACATGCTTGGCCAAGGTGGTGATGGGGTTGTGTACAAAGGGAAGCTTTCAGATGGCACTTTGGTTGCAATTAAGGAGAATTTTAATTTGGAGAGTAAAGGGGATGAAGAGTTCTGCTATGAAGTGGAGATCATAAGCAAGATAAAGCATAGGAACCTTCTTGCTCTCAAGGGTTGTTGCATTGCAAGTGATGATTTGAAAGGTAAGAGGAGGTTTTTGGTTTATGATTTCATGCCTAATGGAAGCTTATGTTACCAATTATCTCTTAATGTGGCCAATAGGTTAACATGGCCACAAAGAAAGAACATAATCATTGATGTGGCAAAAGGGCTTGCTTATTTGCACTATGAAATCAAGCCTCCTATTTATCATCGTGACATTAAGGCTACCAACATTCTTTTGGACTCCAAAATGAGTGCTAAATTATCAGATTTTGGGTTGGCAAAAGAAGGTAGTGAGGAGGAACAATCTCATGTAACTACAAAAGTTGCTGGCACATATGGTTATGTGGCACCAGAATATGCTCTATATGGACAACTAACTGAGAAAAGTGATGTGTATAGTTTTGGTATtgtgattcttgaaatcatgaGTGGTAGAAAAGTGCTTGATAATTTGAATTCATCAGCGGATGCCATCACTGATTGGGTGTGGACACTTGTGGAATCAGGAAAGATGGTGGAAGTTTTTGATGAGTCAATAAGAGAAGGGCCAGAAAAAGTTATGGAAAGGTTTGTTCATGTTGGAATGCTGTGTGCTCATGCTGTGGTGGCTTTAAGGCCTACTATTGCTGAGGCTCTTAAGATGTTAGAGGGTGACACTGATGTTCCCAAATTACCAGATAGGCCGGTGCCTTTGGGTCATGCTTCTTTTCAATCTTCTCTGTTGCATGGTTTGCAAGGAAGTGGAAGATCTAAGGCACATGTTTCATCTTAA
- the LOC114382590 gene encoding probable receptor-like protein kinase At1g11050, giving the protein MDKQILFLLPLLIMSLFTVSIAAESSSSCPMDLNYVETFPWDSSSCRDPVDKNHCCQVLLSVIGIGLSQHLKQTSLFQLPNETISSNCLSNFQAKLTALSIDPSLVNSCFPNSSQFVTNSSTCAGIITIDDWKQKVGLISPLDTSCNGDLSDQTRCSICSDAGLKVTSGLNSNSTRCFYFTILYAAAIVNQFGPTNLGTASCILGMPLSVKGSSNRGLVLKLVIGLLGAFVGVLLAFVLIVVYRKWDKRRKEDMHHREIESGVRNSVLPNTGAKWFHISELERATSKFSQRNMLGQGGDGVVYKGTLSDGTVVAVKEIFGLETKGDEDFTYEVEIISKIKHRNLLALRGCCISSDNVKGKRRFLVYDFMPNGSLSHQLSIAGANRLTWPQRKNIILDVAKGLAYLHYEIKPPIYHRDIKATNILLDSKMKAKVSDFGLAKQGNEGQSHLTTRVAGTYGYLAPEYALYGQLTEKSDVYSFGIVILEIMSGRKVLDTMNSSVVLITDWAWTLAKSGNMEDIFDQSIREEGPEKVMERFVLVGILCAHAMVALRPTIAEALKMLEGDIDIPQLPDRPVPLGHESFPSSLLQGLQSGRSTAYFSSYLSSFSTRMSTV; this is encoded by the exons ATGGATAAGcaaattttgtttcttcttccccTTCTCATCATGTCCCTCTTCACTGTTTCAATAGCCGCTGAATCTTCCAGCTCATGCCCCATGGATCTCAACTATGTTGAGACCTTTCCATGGGACTCTTCATCCTGCAGAGACCCTGTTGACAAGAACCACTGCTGCCAAGTCTTGCTAAGTGTAATTGGCATAGGACTTTCCCAACATCTCAAACAAACTTCCTTGTTTCAACTTCCCAATGAAACCATTTCCTCCAATTGCTTATCCAATTTCCAAGCCAAACTCACAGCCTTGTCAATTGACCCATCTTTGGTCAATTCTTGTTTTCCCAACTCCTCCCAGTTTGTCACTAATTCCTCCACTTGTGCAG GTATTATAACCATTGATGATTGGAAGCAAAAAGTGGGGTTGATTAGCCCCTTAGACACTTCTTGCAATGGGGACCTGAGTGATCAAACTCGTTGTAGCATATGCTCTGATGCTGGCCTCAAAGTGACATCAGGGCTCAACAGTAACTCCACAAGATGTTTCTACTTCACAATTCTGTATGCTGCAGCTATTGTTAACCAGTTTGGTCCAACAAATTTAGGCACGGCAAGTTGCATACTAGGCATGCCACTTTCTGTAAAAGGGTCATCAAATAGAGGACTAGTGTTGAAGCTTGTTATTGGGCTATTGGGTGCTTTTGTTGGTGTTCTGCTTGCTTTTGTGTTGATTGTTGTCTATAGAAAGTGGGATAAGAGAAGGAAGGAAGATATGCATCACAGGGAAATTGAAAGCGGTGTGAGGAACAGTGTTTTGCCTAACACTGGTGCCAAATGGTTTCACATATCGGAGCTTGAGCGAGCCACAAGTAAATTTTCTCAGAGGAACATGCTAGGCCAAGGTGGTGATGGTGTTGTGTACAAAGGGACTCTTTCGGATGGCACCGTGGTCGCGGTTAAGGAGATTTTTGGTTTGGAGACTAAAGGGGATGAAGATTTCACCTATGAGGTGGAGATCATAAGCAAGATAAAGCACAGGAATCTTCTTGCTCTTCGCGGTTGTTGCATTTCAAGTGATAATGTGAAGGGTAAGAGGAGGTTTTTGGTTTATGACTTCATGCCTAATGGAAGCCTCAGTCACCAATTGTCAATTGCTGGTGCTAATAGGCTAACATGGCCACAAAGAAAGAACATAATCCTTGATGTGGCTAAGGGTCTTGCTTATTTGCATTATGAAATCAAACCCCCAATTTATCACCGTGACATTAAGGCTACCAACATACTTTTGGATTCCAAAATGAAAGCCAAAGTTTCTGATTTTGGTTTGGCCAAGCAAGGTAATGAGGGACAATCTCATCTCACCACAAGGGTTGCTGGCACATATGGTTATTTGGCACCAGAGTATGCTCTATATGGCCAACTAACTGAAAAAAGTGATGTGTATAGTTTCGGCATtgtgattcttgagatcatgaGTGGGAGAAAAGTGCTTGACACAATGAATTCATCGGTTGTTTTGATCACGGATTGGGCATGGACACTTGCAAAATCAGGGAACATGGAAGATATTTTTGACCAATCAATAAGAGAAGAAGGACCAGAGAAGGTCATGGAAAGGTTTGTTCTTGTGGGGATACTTTGTGCTCATGCAATGGTGGCATTAAGGCCTACCATTGCTGAAGCACTTAAAATGTTAGAGGGTGATATTGACATTCCTCAATTGCCTGATAGGCCAGTGCCACTTGGTCATGAGTCTTTTCCATCTTCTTTGTTGCAAGGTTTACAAAGTGGAAGATCAACGGCATATTTTTCATCATatctttcatctttttcaaCAAGGATGAGCACAGTATAG